The following are encoded together in the Anoplopoma fimbria isolate UVic2021 breed Golden Eagle Sablefish chromosome 9, Afim_UVic_2022, whole genome shotgun sequence genome:
- the LOC129095855 gene encoding zinc finger protein ZFP2-like produces the protein MSSSTAHKFPIPRIPSTNTTKTAKKRGKTLVERTATKREAERARNKTRVNIGVAYERWRELRDLRNLKSDAEMATFLIDSYENLTSPTSSTPCKRRRNLPLPPASSIHSETLLDRADDFLDAEDVEDTNPATTFQSMDTSISPQVTDIEVIIEEEFNDIRNSTHHDDSWHPEMEMDDGSSSEEEEMMGEDSECSDDSDIDYVPYLCVRPDVNPHGEHRPETQDQDHRAAATDETTRRPEPKHSSSHDEPQKKPSKQCQRPHRLKKNYDCPTCGRVFSNNMALRRHLVIHSGKRPFKCFICGRGFTQRGNLKTHMKVHKGELPNWTLVQEKSPSKESPAMVHVCGECGMDFPQKQQLEKHHQSHKKPYGCADCGKTFKNEYYFKIHKRIHSGDSPFLCSECGKSCFTADSLKKHELTHTGEKNFHCDQCGRSFSQSSHLNVHRKTHTGERPHLCSICGKSYSKASILKVHLRVHTGEKPYTCEKCGKCFYYSQGYQKHLKIHDKKPKPQTKPLGRPKQQPLVVNNQ, from the exons ATGTCTTCATCAACGGCCCATAAATTTCCCATTCCCCGGATACCATCAACTAACACCACTAAGACAgcgaaaaaaagaggaaagacacTTGTTGAAAGGACAGCTACTAAAAGGGAGGCGGAGAGAGCTCGAAATAAAACCAGAGTAAACATCGGCGTGGCTTATGAGCGATGGAGAGAGTTACGTGACCTGAGAAACTTAAAATCGGACGCTGAGATGGCTACATTTCTTATAGACAG TTATGAGAACCTCACATCCCCTACTTCATCCACACCATGCAAGCGCAGGAGAAACCTGCCTCTTCCCCCAGCTTCAAGCATACATTCAGAGACCCTCTTAGACAG AGCCGATGACTTCTTGGATGCTGAAGATGTAGAGGACACCAATCCTGCCACTACATTTCAAAGTATGGATACAAG taTTTCTCCACAGGTAACTGACATTGAAGTCATAATTGAAGAAGAATTTAATGACATCCGGAACTCTAC ACACCATGATGACAGTTGGCACCCAGAAATGGAGATGGACGATGGGTCATcttcagaggaggaagaaatgatGGGGGAAGACAGCGAATGCAGTGATGACAGTGACATCGATTACGTGCCTTATCTCTGTGTGCG TCCAGATGTGAATCCTCATGGAGAACACAGACCTGAGACGCAGGACCAGgatcacagagcagcagctaCAG aTGAAACTACAAGACGTCCAGAACCTAAACACAGCAGCTCCCACGATGAGCCTCAGAAAAAGCCGTCGAAACAATGCCAGCGGCCTCACAGACTCAAGAAGAACTACGACTGTCCGACCTGCGGGAGAGTTTTCTCCAACAACATGGCTCTGCGGCGCCACCTTGTGATCCACTCGGGGAAAAGGCCGTTTAAGTGCTTCATATGTGGGAGAGGATTCACGCAGCGTGGAAACCTGAAAACGCACATGAAGGTTCACAAAG GAGAGTTACCAAATTGGACATTAGTTCAAGAGAAGAGTCCGTCCAAAGAGTCTCCTGCCATGGTTCACGTGTGTGGAGAGTGCGGCATGGACTTCCCTCAGAAACAGCAGCTGGAGAAACACCACCAGAGTCACAAGAAGCCGTACGGGTGTGCTGACTGCGGCAAGACATTCAAAAAcgaatattattttaaaatacacaaacgCATCCACTCTGGAGATTCACCGTTCCTCTGCTCAGAGTGCGGGAAGAGTTGTTTCACAGCAGACTCGCTGAAAAAACACGAGTTGACTCACACCGGAGAGAAGAACTTCCACTGCGACCAGTGCGGGAGGTCGTTTTCACAATCCTCCCACCTCAACGTGCACCGCAAGACTCACACCGGAGAGCGGCCTCACCTCTGCTCAATCTGCGGGAAAAGCTACTCCAAAGCGTCCATTCTGAAAGTTCACCTGCGAGTTCACACCGGGGAGAAACCGTATACTTGTGAGAAATGTGGCAAGTGCTTCTATTACTCTCAAGGTTATCAGAAGCACCTGAAGATTCACGACAAGAAGCCGAAACCTCAAACAAAACCGCTGGGGAGACCAAAACAACAGCCTTTAGTGGTAAATAATCAATGA